DNA from Biomphalaria glabrata chromosome 14, xgBioGlab47.1, whole genome shotgun sequence:
TCACATGTGATGCAAACAAATTTGCACAAGTCCTCTTCCGATTTCATTTTAACAATATTACTTCCCCTTACATGGACAACTTGATCTTCTGCCTCATCAAAAAATAGGGTACACCTGTAATTAGTTGCATCTTTGCAGCTTTTAAACAAGCTGGCAGAGGTCACAATTCTTATCACCCCCCATTCTTTGGATGGATTCTGGCTAGTTGTGCACTTAAAACAACTGCatttttgattttcttttttattaaagaaaacatcATCAACCTTCCCAGTCCCTTgtaaatagacatttttttcttcatgagGGACTTGGATCATAACAACCAGATCTGCTAAAGCCATAACTACATCAAACATTTCCCTGTGTTGATAACAAGGAGGTAAATTTTCTACAGTAAAGTCGCGTAAGCCTATAAAAGAATTGTGTGCAGTTCCTTTTGAGCATTCCACACTTTCAAGAGGTTCCAGACACAGatccattgtttttttaaggaataTGTCATGataatctaaaaaaagaaaaacaaaataataaacatatttaatgttcattatataataaatataattattgaaAAGTTCATAGAAAATGGagacaataattaattagccaATTAGCAACATTACAGGATGTCTTTCCCTCCCATGGTAAATAAAGATTAATATtgattgtaaaaatatatatgatcTAAATCAAAACAGATATTGATATTGCCCATAT
Protein-coding regions in this window:
- the LOC106055276 gene encoding uncharacterized protein LOC106055276 — translated: MDSQYESETFAGINRTSEDVDKELATKNMTFDQYIDYHDIFLKKTMDLCLEPLESVECSKGTAHNSFIGLRDFTVENLPPCYQHREMFDVVMALADLVVMIQVPHEEKNVYLQGTGKVDDVFFNKKENQKCSCFKCTTSQNPSKEWGVIRIVTSASLFKSCKDATNYRCTLFFDEAEDQVVHVRGSNIVKMKSEEDLCKFVCITCDMDLVRKLDSYLNVFIKYWCAAVAKYYPTVKCSDEKLMLAICHPHGCKKYVTLGKWSKLKPHVEYDAAMCPGCSGSYLLLPIFDMKPDDM